The nucleotide window AAAATAAATCCTGTTACATTAATAGTAATCACTTTTGTATTGACAATAGTAAGTTCGTTTTTCGGGATTTTATAATAAACAGTAATTGAATATGTACTGAAAGAAAAATTTTTTCGGTACATATTTTTTATTGGAGCATAATTTTTGAATACCCTTTCTGTATCTTTAAATTATCAGTTACTTAGATATTTTAAAATGTCCGAATTTTAAAAATTATATTTAATATATACAATTATAATAAAAATATATACAAATGTTCTCTAATAACTTGCAAAAATGAACAAAATAGTAATATAATAATATAATATGAGATTAAACACGGAAAGGGAAAAAAATGAATAATGTTTTAAAATTTTTAGTAAATAGAATATTAATGGGACTTGTTACATTATGGCTTGTAATAACTATAACATTTTTTTTACTTCATTTGCTGCCGGGAGATCCGTTTCAGAGTGAAAAAGAAGTTTCACCTCAGATTAAAGAAAACCTTATGGCAAAATATCACCTGGATAAGCCGTTGGGAGTTCAGTATGTGGAATATTTAAAAAATGTTACAAAAGGAGATCTCGGACTGTCCATGAAAGAAAGAGGAAGAACTGTTAATGAAATTATAGCCGACAGTTTTCCTACATCTGCCGATTTGGGAATGAGAGCTGTATTATTTGCATTGATTACAGGAATACCTTTAGGAATAATCGCCGCTTTAAACAGAGGAAAATATCAGGACAAGTTGGCAATGATAATAGCTGTCATCGGAATATCCGTACCCAGCTTTGTAATGGCGGGACTGATGCAGAGATATTTTGTGGACATTCATAATAATGTTCTCATTGAAAACAGATTTTTACCCGAATTTTTAAGAATTAAAATATCGGGATGGGACGAGCCGAGTAAAAGGATATTACCTGTAGTAGCTTTGGGGCTTTATACAGTAGCCTTGATAGCAAGACTTTTAAGAGAAAAAATGATAGAAGTAATGGGGCAGGATTATATAAGACTTGCAGTGGCAAAAGGCGTAAAACCGTCAAATATAGTGTGGAAACACGCTTTGAGAAATGCCATACTTCCTGTAGTTACTGTAATGGGTCCGACTATTGCTGCGGTTTTGACAGGTTCTTTTGTAATTGAAAATATGTTTACTATACCGGGACTCGGCAAATATTATATAGACAGTATAAATGAGAGAGATTATACAATGGTATTGGGAGTAACTATCTTTTATGCGGCATTTTTAATATTAATGATGATAATAACAGATATAGTTTATGTGTTGGTAGATCCTAAAATAAAACTCGGGAAAGGAGCGGAAGTATAATGGAAAATACTCAATTTGAAAAAGATACGGTATTAAAAAATGATATTGAAAATACCGGCTTTATTCCTGCATCGGAGTTTCAAATAGTGGGAGCTGACACCGCTCAAAGCGAAGTAATTTATAAGCCGAGTTTGACTTTTTGGCAGGACGGTTGGAGAAGATTTAAAAAAAATAAACTGGCTTTGACATTTTTGGGAATAATGTTAATCTTTATATTTTTGGCTATATTCGGTCAAAAAATGACAAAGTTTTTATACAGTGATCAGAATTTACCCGAAAAATTTTTAAATCCTTTTCAGGGATTTAAAAAAGGGCATTATCTCGGGACCGATGCTTTGGGAAGAGATTTATTTGCGAGGCTTTCTCAAGGTATAAGAGTTTCTGTGGAATTATCAGTAATAACTGCTATAATATGCGTAATTTTCGGAACAATTTACGGTGCAATATCAGGGTACTTAGGCGGAATAGTTGACGTGATAATGACAAGAATAGTGGAAGTTATAATGACTATACCTTCAATGATTTATATTATACTGCTTATGGTTGTTATGGGAAACAGCATAAAAACTATTATAATAGCAATGTCTTTAACGAGATGGCTGAATTATTCACTTCTTGTGAGAGGAGAAGTTCTTAAAATAAAGCAGAATGAATTTGTTCTGGCATCAAAATCTCTCGGAGGAAATTTTGTGTGGATTACGCTGAAGCACTTGATTCCCAATACATTGAGTGTGATAATAATAAGACTTACAACGGATATACCCAATATTATATTTACAGAGGCATTTTTAAGTTTTATAGGTCTTGGAGTTCCTATTCCTCAGGCATCTTTAGGAAATCTTGTATACGACGGTAATGCCAATATGGTGTCTTATCCGTATCTGTTTATTATACCGGCTGTAGTTATTTCCCTCATAACTTTGTCGTTTAATATAGTGGGAGATGCTATTAATGATGCGTTAAATCCTAAGTTGAGATCTTAAAAAATTAATCCGGAAAATAAATTTATTTAATTTAAAATCGAATCGGGAGAAAAATAAATGAATGAAAAAATATTGGAAGTAAAAGATTTAAGCGTTTCTTTTAATACATATGCAGGAGAAGTAAAAGCATTGAGAAATATAAGCTTTTCAGTGAGCAGAGGGGAAACCCTCGCGATAGTGGGAGAATCAGGATCGGGAAAATCCGTTACGGTTCAGACTGTTATGAGGCTCATACCTATGCCGCCGGGAGAAATAAAAAGCGGTGAGATATTATTTGACGGAGAGGATCTCGTAAAAGTTTCCGACGAGAGAATGAGACAGTTGAGAGGGGGAAAAATAGGAATGATATTTCAGGATCCTATGACTTCTCTGAATCCTTCAATAAGAGTCGGAAAGCAGATAATGGAGGGCATTCTCATTCATAAAAAAGTGAGTAAAAAGGAAGCTGAAAAACAGGCTGTGGAAATGTTGAGAAAAGTAGGAATACCTAAACCTGAAGAAAGATTTAAGCAGTATCCTCACGAGTATTCGGGAGGGATGCGGCAAAGAGCGGTCATTGCTATTGCTTTGTCATGTGAGCCTGATTTACTCATATGTGACGAGCCTACAACGGCACTTGATGTTACGATACAGGCACAAATACTGGATTTGATAAATGAATTGAAAAAAGAATTAAATATAGGTGTAATACTTATTACACACGATTTGGGAGTAGTTGCCGAAACTTCCGACAGAGTTGTAGTTATGTATGCGGGAGAAAAGCTGGAAGAAGCACCTGTAAAAGAGCTGTTTAAAAATCCTAAACATCCTTATACATGGGGACTGTTAAAATCGTTGCCGAGGCTGGATATGGCAAGTAACGAAAGACTTTCCTCAATACCGGGAACACCTCCCGATTTATTAAATCCTCCTGTGGGAGATCCTTTTGCACCGAGATCCGAATATGCGATGAAAATAGATTATGAGAAAAAGCCGCCTATGATAGACTTGGGAAATGGACATTTTGTGAAATCATGGCTTTATGTAAAAGGAGCTCCTGAAATAAAATCTCCTTTTGAAAAAGAAAAAGGAGGAAAATAGTATGTCAAATACCAAAGAAAAAATGATAGAAATAATAAATCTGAAAAAATATTTTCCGATGAAAAAAAGGCAAGTTCTTAAAGCGGTAGACAATGTAACTATGGATGTTTATAAAGGAGAAGTTCTAAGTCTGGTAGGAGAATCAGGATCGGGAAAAACAACTCTCGGAAGAACGTTAAGTATACTTTATCCTAAAACTGCGGGGAAAATAATACTGGACGGAAGATCGACCGATGATTATAAAACAAAGGAGTTTACAAAAAAAGTACAGATGATATTTCAGGATCCTCAGGCTTCTCTAAATCCGAGAATGACTGTAGGAGATATTATTGCCGAGGGAATAGACATACATAAACTGGCATCATCAAAAAAAGAAAGAATGGAAAAAGTTTATAATTTACTGGAAATAGTAGGACTTAACAGGGAGCATGCAAGCAGATTTCCCCATGAATTTTCGGGGGGACAAAGACAAAGGATAGGAATAGCGAGGGCTTTGGCTGTAGACCCTGAAGTTCTTATATGCGACGAGCCGATTTCGGCCCTTGATGTGTCTATTCAGGCACAGGTTGTAAATCTTTTAAAAGATTTGCAAAAAGAAAGAAATTTGACACTGTTATTCATCGCACATGATCTGTCTATGGTTAAATATATTTCCGACAGAGTAGCTGTAATGTATAGAGGGAAAGTAGTGGAACTGGGAGAGCCTGATGCAGTTTACAATGATCCGATACACAGTTACACAAAATCATTACTGTCGGCGGTGCCTGTAGCCGACCCTACATACAATAAAAGAGAAAAAGTCGTAATGGAAGAGGATTACTTAAGAGATCCTGTAGGAGACATATCGGATATAAATAAAATACCTGAAAAACCCGAACTTACAGAATACAAGCCGGGACATTTTGTGGAAACTTCTTTTTTGGAAGAACATAAGTTAATATAAATAATAAAAAAAGGGCTGTCTTGGAAATTGGTACAGCCCTTAAAAATATGATCATATTTAATAATATCATTGTGTAAATTATAGAATGCTGATTTACAGTTTCAGTTATCTTTTATTTCATATCCGTTTTCCTTTAATTCTTTCTTAAATCTTTTAAATTCATCGTCTATATTGTGAGTAATCATAATTCCTGCCGTTTTATTGTGAATCGTTGTAATCCGAATGATATATTTTCTTCCGCGGAAAATCGAATAATCAATCTTTATATTTTTAATTTCTGATATGAAAATTTTTTTGGAAATAATCTCATGTGTGTAAAGAAAACCGTTTTCAATGTGAAAAGCTCCGTTTGTTTTCTTTCTAATATTCTGTTTAATCAGCAAAATAATCGCAATAATTCCGGGGGTTAAGCAAGTACTGAATAACAGTGTGAAAACGATACAGCTATAGAAAAAAGGGTTATTTATTAACTGTTTCATTGTGCTTTTCATTCCTTTCCGGATGTTAAATTCATTATTTGCCTGTACTCTACTTTATTTTAATATCTCCTGATGAATTACTGTTAATGTTGATATTTGCTTTTCCTTTTTTGTTTTTAATTATTAACTCATTATTACTGTTTTTAATATTATAGGAGCTTAGACTTTTGATAAAGCCCTTATTAACATGTATATCTCCAATCTTTGTGTTTGCAGTCAGATTGATATCAGGATCTTTCGGAAGTGTTAGAGAAATATCTCCCATGTCGCTTTTAATGTTATAGATTCCTTCAGATATTTTTAAAAGTTTTATATCTATATCACCGGTATTTCCTGAAATATCAAAAGAATCCGCACTGAAGTCTCCTGAAATATCGCCTAAATCACTTTGCAGTACAACAGAAGTATAATTTCCTTTCACAGACATAGTACCTACATTATTTACAGTATTCAAATTTTGGTAGTTTCCATCTATTTCAATGCTTCCGACATCATTTTTTACTTTCAGATTTCCTTTAAAACTTACAGGACAATATACTTTCATATAGACATTTTGAGAGTTATTCTGTTTAGACAAAGTTTCTATCTTTAATTCGGTTAAAGAATTTTCCTCAACACTGAATTTTGAATTTTTATAAGCATAATATTCAATATAAAAATTTTCTTTGTTATGCTTTTTAATATGTAAATTTGCAACATCGGTATTTATTGATAAATTTTTGATTTCATTTGAGTTTATCTCTTTAGTAAAAGTTTTTCTGCTACGTGTATCGGATGTAAAAATATTTTTCTTAAAAATAAATATCGGAGTTAAAATTACCGCTGAAAATAATGTGATTACTATCAATACAAGTATTAAAATATTCAATCTCTTTTTGAACATGGTTTCTCCTTTTAAGCTTATATCATTGCATGCTAGATAAGAAAATCCTTGCTTTTTCTGTACTATAATCGATATGAGCCATTATATATTTACTCCAAGAGACGCCTCATAAAATTGATTTTATTTAAATTTAACAGAATAAATAACGTTTTTAGCCTGTCCCAAATCATCAACTTGAGCTATTCCTATTCCTGTAACTCTCGCTTTAAAAGGCTTGAAAGTATATTTTGAAACAAAAGCATCTATTTTAGCCGGATCTTCAGGAGTAAGCAAAGTTATATGAGGATCAAAACTTGTGAAAACATTGGGAGAACCGTATAAATTAAATGATTTTACTTTTTCCGGTATGGATTTTGCCCAGTCGGGAACGTGTGCATCTTTTGCACGATATTTGTTAAGACTTACAGTTATTTCATCTGCCAAGCCCTGTATAGTGTCATTGTTTTCAGCATCAAGCATAAACCAGTTTCCGCCTGTTTTTCTAAGTCTGTAAAAATTTACGTCAAAAGGTCTTGTTTCTTTTCCTATTTTATTTACAATTTCTTTTATTTTTTTCAAAGCTTCAGGTTTGTATTCAGTCAGATAAAGGGTCATATGAATGACATAACCTTTGGAATAAAGACTGTCTATCCCTTCGTTTTTAAGTCCTGCAGAAATACTTTCCACATTTTGTTTTGCAGCATTGTCCAATGTCACAAAAACGTTGTAATTTACATTGGCAAAGATATTTAAACCTAATGTCATGAAAATTAACAATAAAAATTTTTTCATAAAAACCTCCTAAAATTGATTATTTTTTTGATTATTAATATTATACCTCAAAAAATGAAAAATAAAAGAATAAATTTGATAGAAATTTATTCAAATATAGAGTATAATAAAACATAAAAATAAAAAGTGAAGGAGAGAATTATGAAAAAAATATTGTTAATATTGACAATAGTAATATTTGTTCTGTCTTGCGGGGGAAGTAAGACGGGAAAAGGAAGTACACTTGTTTTAAATTCAGGATCTTCGCCTGATTCTATAGATCCTCAGTTGACAACAGGAATTTCAGGTGGAACGGTAGACGACCTTATAATGCAGGGGTTACTGAGAAAAGACAAAGACGGAAAATCCGTAGAAGGATTAGCTGAAAAATGGGATGTCAGTCCTGACGGTTTGAAATGGACTTTTCATTTGAGAAAAGGTTTAAAATGGTCAAACGGAGATCCGATTACTGCTAATGATTTCAGAGCAGGATGGATAAGAGCGTTGGACCCTAAAACAGCTGCAGGAAATGCAAACATGCTGTTTATGATAAAAAATGCCGAAGAATTTAACGGAGGAAAAGCAACTGCCGATCAGGTGGGTATAAAAGTTATTGATAATGAAACATTGGAAGTGGAATTGAGCAAGCCTACTCCTTATTTTGATGATTTGCTTACATTTAAAGCGTACATGCCTTTAAATGAGAAATTTTACAAGGAAACAGGGGAAAAATACTTTACTGAAGCTGATAAAACAATATCTTCAGGGCCTTATATCTTGAAATCGTGGAAATCTGGAAAAGATGCCGTATTGGAAAAAAATCCTGATTATTGGGATGCGGCTAATGTAAAAGTTGATAAAATAGTATTGAAATTTACCGAAGATACGAACGCTTCATTCAGTGCATTCAAAAACAAAGAGTTGGATGTTACAAAGATAACTTATCAACAAGTAAAAGAAATGAACAATGATCCGAGACTGGTAAGTGCCAATGACGGAGGAGTGTGGTATTTACTGTTCAATACTAAAGTAAAACCTTTAAATAATGCGAAAATAAGAAAAGCAATCGTTATGGCAATAAACAGAAAAGAACTTGTAGAAAATATTTTGGAAAATTCCGAAAGATATACGGAAAAATTTGTTCCGGCAGGAATAGGAATAAAAGGACTTGAAAAAGACTTTTCCGAAGAAGTGCCTACAGTTGCTCCTGCGTTCAATGTCGAAGAAGCTAAAAAACTGTTAGCTGAAGGACTTAAAGAAGAAGGACTTTCAAAATTTCCTGATACGGAAATAATATTCGGAGACAGTGGAAACGTAAAATTAATTGCCGAATATATACAGGAAAGTTTAAGAAAAAATCTCGGAGTAGAGTTTAAACTAAGCGGAATGACAGGAAAAGAAAGAGTTGCAAGATCTAAAAAAAGAGATTACGCTATAACAATACATAACTGGACAGGAGATTTTTTGGATCCTATAACTTATCTTGATTTGTTTGACAGTAAAAATCCGAACAATCGTGGAGATTTTACCAATGCAAAATATGATGCACTTGTGAACATAGCTAAAAGCACTGCAGATCCTAAAGTAAGAATACCTGCTATGATAGAAATGGAAAAAATAATTTCCGAAGAAGTACCTGTGGGAATATTATTCCAAAGAAAGAAAACATACCTTGTGGATCCTAAAGTAAAAGGATTGGGATTTGTTGCTATAGGCGGAGAATTTAACTTTAACAATTTGGTAATAGAAAAATAAAAAATAATTTTAAGCAGAGATTCGGGAGGCAAAAATGAAAGAGAAAAACAAAGAAATATTGGAAGCATTTAATTACAGATATGCCTGTAAAAAATTCAATAAAGATAAAAAAGTAAGCGATGAGGATTTTGCAACTATTATAGAATCGGCAAGACTGTCGCCGAGTTCTTTCGGACTGGAGCCTTGGAAATTTTTATTGTTGAAAAACGAAAAAATGAAAGAAGATTTTAAAGAATTTGCATGGGGGGGCATAAACAGCCTGAACGGAGCAAGTCATATAGTGATAGTGTTGGCAAAAAAAGGAGTTACTGCAGACAGTAAACATATGGCACATATGCTGAGAGATGTAAAAAAAGTTTCCGGAGAAGTCGAAAATATTATAAAAGAGGAATTTCATGACTTTCAGAAAAATCAATTTAAACTTCTTGAAAATGAAAGAGTATTATTTGACTGGGCTTCAAAACAGACTTATATAGCTCTCGGCAATATGATGACTACTGCTGCCTTTTTGGGAATAGACAGTTGTGCTATCGAAGGATTTGAAAAAGATAAGGCTGAGAAATATTTAAGTGAAAAAGGACTTTTAAATACTGATGAATACGGAATGTCCTATATGGTAAGTTTCGGATATCGTGATGAAGAGCAGCCTGTAAAAATAAGACAGCAACTTTCAGAAGTGTTTGAAGTTATTGAATAAAAAACAGAGAATGATAAAATCAGCAAGGAACTGTAAACCGAATAAAAGGTTGCAGTTCCTTATTTTTAATTGAAAAAAAACGATTAATACTGTATAATATAAAAGACAAAAACTGTAATAAATTAAGGAGAAAAAAGCAAATGAGAGAGTACGACGTTATTGTAATAGGAGCAGGACACGCAGGAATAGAGGCTTCACTTGCTTCGGCGAGATTGGGTATGAAAACGGCTGTTTTTACAATAACTCTTGATAATATAGGCGTAATGTCGTGCAATCCTTCAGTAGGAGGACCGGCAAAAAGCCATTTGGTAAAAGAAGTAGACGCACTCGGCGGTGAAATGGGACGTAATATGGATAAAAGTTTTGTCCAGATGAGAATATTAAATACAAAAAAAGGACCGGCAGTAAGATCTTTAAGAGCTCAGTCCGACAGGAAAATATATGCAAAAGAAATGAAAAAAACTCTTGAAAATCAGGAGAACCTGGATATAATACAGGACATAGTAACGGAATTTACAGTCGAAAACGGAGAAATAAAAGGAATAAAGACGAAAACAGGACTTGAATTTAAAGCGAAAGCTGTAATTACTGCGACAGGAACATTTTTAAGAGGACTTATGTATATAGGGGAAAAAAGAATAAAAGGCGGAAGAATGGGAGAGTTTTCTTCTGAAGAGTTGACAGATTCTTTGAAAAGTCTGGGATTTAAAATGGACAGATTTAAAACGGGAACACCTCCGAGAATAGATATAAGAACGCTTGACGTGTCAAAACTTGAAGAGCAGCCCGGAGAAAAGGGAGTTCCTTTGAAATTTTCCATGAGGACGCCTGATGAAGAGGTGCTTGAAAAACCTCAATTATCATGTTATCTGACGAGAACAAATTTAAAAGCACATAAAATAATACTTGATAATCTTGATAAAGCCCCTATGTATAACGGGAGTATAAGCAGTACCGGACCTAGATATTGCCCGTCCATAG belongs to Pseudoleptotrichia goodfellowii and includes:
- a CDS encoding ABC transporter permease, with the protein product MNNVLKFLVNRILMGLVTLWLVITITFFLLHLLPGDPFQSEKEVSPQIKENLMAKYHLDKPLGVQYVEYLKNVTKGDLGLSMKERGRTVNEIIADSFPTSADLGMRAVLFALITGIPLGIIAALNRGKYQDKLAMIIAVIGISVPSFVMAGLMQRYFVDIHNNVLIENRFLPEFLRIKISGWDEPSKRILPVVALGLYTVALIARLLREKMIEVMGQDYIRLAVAKGVKPSNIVWKHALRNAILPVVTVMGPTIAAVLTGSFVIENMFTIPGLGKYYIDSINERDYTMVLGVTIFYAAFLILMMIITDIVYVLVDPKIKLGKGAEV
- a CDS encoding ABC transporter permease — its product is MENTQFEKDTVLKNDIENTGFIPASEFQIVGADTAQSEVIYKPSLTFWQDGWRRFKKNKLALTFLGIMLIFIFLAIFGQKMTKFLYSDQNLPEKFLNPFQGFKKGHYLGTDALGRDLFARLSQGIRVSVELSVITAIICVIFGTIYGAISGYLGGIVDVIMTRIVEVIMTIPSMIYIILLMVVMGNSIKTIIIAMSLTRWLNYSLLVRGEVLKIKQNEFVLASKSLGGNFVWITLKHLIPNTLSVIIIRLTTDIPNIIFTEAFLSFIGLGVPIPQASLGNLVYDGNANMVSYPYLFIIPAVVISLITLSFNIVGDAINDALNPKLRS
- a CDS encoding ABC transporter ATP-binding protein — protein: MNEKILEVKDLSVSFNTYAGEVKALRNISFSVSRGETLAIVGESGSGKSVTVQTVMRLIPMPPGEIKSGEILFDGEDLVKVSDERMRQLRGGKIGMIFQDPMTSLNPSIRVGKQIMEGILIHKKVSKKEAEKQAVEMLRKVGIPKPEERFKQYPHEYSGGMRQRAVIAIALSCEPDLLICDEPTTALDVTIQAQILDLINELKKELNIGVILITHDLGVVAETSDRVVVMYAGEKLEEAPVKELFKNPKHPYTWGLLKSLPRLDMASNERLSSIPGTPPDLLNPPVGDPFAPRSEYAMKIDYEKKPPMIDLGNGHFVKSWLYVKGAPEIKSPFEKEKGGK
- a CDS encoding ABC transporter ATP-binding protein, yielding MSNTKEKMIEIINLKKYFPMKKRQVLKAVDNVTMDVYKGEVLSLVGESGSGKTTLGRTLSILYPKTAGKIILDGRSTDDYKTKEFTKKVQMIFQDPQASLNPRMTVGDIIAEGIDIHKLASSKKERMEKVYNLLEIVGLNREHASRFPHEFSGGQRQRIGIARALAVDPEVLICDEPISALDVSIQAQVVNLLKDLQKERNLTLLFIAHDLSMVKYISDRVAVMYRGKVVELGEPDAVYNDPIHSYTKSLLSAVPVADPTYNKREKVVMEEDYLRDPVGDISDINKIPEKPELTEYKPGHFVETSFLEEHKLI
- a CDS encoding DUF4097 family beta strand repeat-containing protein, which encodes MFKKRLNILILVLIVITLFSAVILTPIFIFKKNIFTSDTRSRKTFTKEINSNEIKNLSINTDVANLHIKKHNKENFYIEYYAYKNSKFSVEENSLTELKIETLSKQNNSQNVYMKVYCPVSFKGNLKVKNDVGSIEIDGNYQNLNTVNNVGTMSVKGNYTSVVLQSDLGDISGDFSADSFDISGNTGDIDIKLLKISEGIYNIKSDMGDISLTLPKDPDINLTANTKIGDIHVNKGFIKSLSSYNIKNSNNELIIKNKKGKANININSNSSGDIKIK
- a CDS encoding 2'-5' RNA ligase family protein encodes the protein MKKFLLLIFMTLGLNIFANVNYNVFVTLDNAAKQNVESISAGLKNEGIDSLYSKGYVIHMTLYLTEYKPEALKKIKEIVNKIGKETRPFDVNFYRLRKTGGNWFMLDAENNDTIQGLADEITVSLNKYRAKDAHVPDWAKSIPEKVKSFNLYGSPNVFTSFDPHITLLTPEDPAKIDAFVSKYTFKPFKARVTGIGIAQVDDLGQAKNVIYSVKFK
- a CDS encoding peptide ABC transporter substrate-binding protein, yielding MKKILLILTIVIFVLSCGGSKTGKGSTLVLNSGSSPDSIDPQLTTGISGGTVDDLIMQGLLRKDKDGKSVEGLAEKWDVSPDGLKWTFHLRKGLKWSNGDPITANDFRAGWIRALDPKTAAGNANMLFMIKNAEEFNGGKATADQVGIKVIDNETLEVELSKPTPYFDDLLTFKAYMPLNEKFYKETGEKYFTEADKTISSGPYILKSWKSGKDAVLEKNPDYWDAANVKVDKIVLKFTEDTNASFSAFKNKELDVTKITYQQVKEMNNDPRLVSANDGGVWYLLFNTKVKPLNNAKIRKAIVMAINRKELVENILENSERYTEKFVPAGIGIKGLEKDFSEEVPTVAPAFNVEEAKKLLAEGLKEEGLSKFPDTEIIFGDSGNVKLIAEYIQESLRKNLGVEFKLSGMTGKERVARSKKRDYAITIHNWTGDFLDPITYLDLFDSKNPNNRGDFTNAKYDALVNIAKSTADPKVRIPAMIEMEKIISEEVPVGILFQRKKTYLVDPKVKGLGFVAIGGEFNFNNLVIEK
- a CDS encoding NAD(P)H-dependent oxidoreductase; translated protein: MKEKNKEILEAFNYRYACKKFNKDKKVSDEDFATIIESARLSPSSFGLEPWKFLLLKNEKMKEDFKEFAWGGINSLNGASHIVIVLAKKGVTADSKHMAHMLRDVKKVSGEVENIIKEEFHDFQKNQFKLLENERVLFDWASKQTYIALGNMMTTAAFLGIDSCAIEGFEKDKAEKYLSEKGLLNTDEYGMSYMVSFGYRDEEQPVKIRQQLSEVFEVIE